TCGATATAAGATCGTCGCCGAAATTAAGAGCGGCACCCTAGTCAATGTCGCGGGGCGGGAGAAGGGTTGGCTCAAGGTCGTCTCGAAGCAGGGAAATCCTCCCGGGTACATCGATGAACGATTTGCCAAACCCGTCGCTGTCCCATCGCGAAGCTCCGCTCCGCCTGCCCAAGGGGTATACACCACGATTGCGGATGCCGACGTGAGAGAGGGGCCGGGCTTGCATTACAAAGCCGTCTCCAAAATTGAAAAAGGCAAAGAGGTTGATGTCGTTGGCGGACAAGGAGATTGGTTGAAGGTGCAATCCAGGCATGGCAGACCTCCAGGCTATATCGAGAAAAGATACGCCGAGCGCGCGCCGACTAATCGGTAGAAAAGCCCGAAGGACAATTCACTTCTGCGGAATGATCTCGGTAAAACCGGCGACTGAAGCCGATACTTCGAAATGGCCGTCAGGGCGCTCGGGCAAAGGAGACTGAGGCCGATAGGTAAATGGCTTGCTCCCACCCGAAGGGACGTCTCCTTCCACCGTGCTGTACACGGCGTCGCCGGGACTTTGCTCGCCCGGGTGCATCTCGTTGTTCCAGAGCCAGGTATAGCGGATCAGCAGTTGCACATCCCGGATGGTTCGGGGAGATTTGTTCACCAACTCTCCGGAAACCACACCGTCTTTGACCGTTAAATTACGGAGCGAAACAACCTGAGTCGCCTGTTCCTGAGACATCAATGTCGCCGAGCGCGCGGCATCCGGCTGAAATTCTATTCCCGCGAGAAACGCCGAGAGCACCGCGAACACGACCCATTGCGCCGACCGTTGCTCGAAACGTGCGTTCATAGCGTCATCCCCCTTTCATCACCTCGAAAGATTTAATACCCCTGAACCCGCATCAGTCAAGGAGCCTGCCGTTAACCCCTGACAGAGTTACGTTGCTACTACAAGCGCCGTTGTCCTTCTCGCCGTAAGAGGATAAACAGAGCCTATGCAAAAAAATCTAGCTTCGTATCGCGTCATTTACGGCGACACGGACCAGATGGGAGTCGCCTATTACGCCAACTATCTCCGATGGTTCGAGATGGGAAGGACCGAACTGATGCGGCAAGTAGGCGTGCCCTACACTGCCGTCGAAGACGCCGGACTTTTCTTTCCGGTCAGGGAGGTTTCATGCCGCTACCTCAAACCGGCGCGGTTCGACGACGAGCTCACCGTCGAGACTACCCTCGCCGCGCTGGGCCGCGCGACGCTCGATTTCAGCTACAAGATCGCGCGAAAAAACGACGGACAAGTCCTGGCCGAAGGCTGGACGCGCCACGCCTGTGTGG
The nucleotide sequence above comes from Candidatus Binatia bacterium. Encoded proteins:
- a CDS encoding SH3 domain-containing protein — encoded protein: MIIRSNRLAIALPLATLLFTLSGCEKKEPRQPEANVNAAEQTQPYTTTQEVRVRSGPGTRYKIVAEIKSGTLVNVAGREKGWLKVVSKQGNPPGYIDERFAKPVAVPSRSSAPPAQGVYTTIADADVREGPGLHYKAVSKIEKGKEVDVVGGQGDWLKVQSRHGRPPGYIEKRYAERAPTNR
- a CDS encoding thioesterase family protein, with protein sequence MQKNLASYRVIYGDTDQMGVAYYANYLRWFEMGRTELMRQVGVPYTAVEDAGLFFPVREVSCRYLKPARFDDELTVETTLAALGRATLDFSYKIARKNDGQVLAEGWTRHACVDRRGKVARIAPKLEAVLKAALAQTPDTDTKGA